Proteins from a single region of Fibrobacter sp. UWB5:
- a CDS encoding ammonium transporter: protein MNEAATVVPVSDAIFMTENIWIMISAMLVFIMGLGFACVEAGLVRAKCAANVAFKNIAVPAIGITMYAAIGFALMYPGTFNAISGVLGFAGFGIGDWANPANFTAAYNGHFTLFTDWLFQAMFAATAATIVSGAVAERVKLNSFLVFTIVYVALVYPIVGSWTWGGGWLSTIGKAGFHDLAGSTLVHSVGGWAALAGVMILGPRIGKYVGGKVHAIPAHNIPLATIGVFMLWFGWWGFNAGSALSGDAKATSWILVTTNLAAVAGIITATLTSWIVSKKPDATMALNGCLAGLVAITAGADVVTPLSSWIIGAIAGVLVVGAVFMFDRLHLDDPVGALSVHLVNGVWGTLAVGIFDITGDYTLGTQAIGVIAYAVPCFGAASLIFFAIKKTMGLRVTERQELRGLDQSEHGQESYSGFQIFSNM, encoded by the coding sequence ATGAACGAAGCAGCAACTGTCGTACCTGTCAGCGACGCCATCTTTATGACAGAAAACATTTGGATCATGATCAGCGCCATGTTGGTGTTTATCATGGGCCTGGGCTTTGCCTGTGTCGAAGCGGGTCTTGTTCGCGCCAAGTGCGCGGCCAACGTCGCTTTCAAGAACATCGCGGTTCCCGCCATAGGTATCACGATGTACGCCGCCATCGGCTTTGCCCTCATGTACCCCGGAACGTTCAACGCGATCTCCGGTGTACTTGGATTTGCCGGATTCGGCATCGGTGACTGGGCCAACCCGGCCAACTTCACCGCCGCTTACAACGGTCACTTCACCCTCTTCACTGACTGGTTGTTCCAGGCGATGTTTGCTGCGACTGCAGCCACGATCGTGTCTGGTGCCGTTGCCGAACGTGTGAAGCTGAACTCCTTCCTCGTCTTCACCATCGTCTACGTGGCCTTGGTCTACCCCATCGTGGGTAGCTGGACATGGGGCGGCGGCTGGCTCTCCACCATCGGCAAGGCAGGTTTCCATGACCTCGCCGGTTCTACCCTGGTTCACTCCGTGGGTGGTTGGGCAGCTCTCGCTGGCGTCATGATTCTCGGACCCCGTATCGGCAAGTATGTTGGCGGTAAGGTGCACGCTATTCCGGCCCACAACATTCCGCTCGCAACCATCGGCGTGTTCATGCTGTGGTTCGGTTGGTGGGGATTCAACGCCGGTTCTGCTCTCTCCGGCGATGCAAAGGCTACTAGCTGGATTTTGGTGACCACGAACCTCGCCGCTGTCGCAGGCATCATTACCGCAACGCTCACGAGCTGGATCGTTTCGAAGAAGCCGGACGCCACCATGGCCCTCAACGGCTGCCTTGCAGGCCTCGTCGCCATCACTGCCGGTGCAGACGTTGTCACCCCGCTTTCTTCCTGGATTATCGGTGCCATCGCCGGTGTGCTCGTTGTCGGCGCAGTCTTCATGTTCGACCGCCTGCACTTGGATGACCCGGTCGGTGCTCTTTCGGTTCACCTGGTGAACGGTGTGTGGGGTACGCTCGCTGTCGGTATCTTCGATATCACTGGCGACTACACCCTCGGCACACAGGCCATCGGCGTGATCGCTTATGCGGTTCCCTGCTTCGGTGCTGCTAGCCTCATCTTCTTCGCAATCAAGAAGACCATGGGCCTCCGCGTTACCGAACGTCAAGAACTCCGCGGCCTCGACCAAAGCGAACACGGTCAAGAATCCTACAGCGGATTCCAGATCTTCAGCAACATGTAA
- a CDS encoding sulfurtransferase TusA family protein produces the protein MSVKNEKHALEKWMDAQKGNPGFEIALRKLISFACSEWYRRENLVTIAPEEALARVLATNLPEYPLGKWLDSPARFAPEIADFCERTKVDPLPEALKGGVPTLLDLRGVVCPNNSMRSRLVMSGLPDGAELEIYLDDGSPIENVPGALVADGHVVKKRQKKEGFWSISVVKRPVRV, from the coding sequence ATGTCTGTAAAAAACGAAAAACATGCACTTGAAAAATGGATGGACGCCCAAAAAGGGAATCCAGGCTTCGAAATTGCGCTCAGAAAGCTAATTTCGTTCGCCTGTTCGGAGTGGTACAGACGTGAAAATTTAGTTACGATTGCCCCCGAAGAGGCCCTTGCCCGAGTGCTCGCCACGAACCTGCCCGAATACCCCCTGGGAAAGTGGTTGGACTCGCCTGCGAGGTTCGCCCCCGAAATTGCGGATTTCTGTGAGCGGACCAAGGTGGACCCCCTGCCGGAAGCCCTGAAGGGTGGGGTACCGACGCTGTTGGACCTGCGCGGGGTGGTTTGCCCGAACAACTCCATGCGCAGCCGCCTGGTGATGTCTGGCCTCCCTGACGGGGCGGAACTGGAAATCTACCTGGACGATGGGTCGCCTATAGAGAATGTACCTGGGGCATTGGTCGCCGATGGACACGTTGTCAAAAAAAGGCAAAAAAAAGAGGGTTTTTGGTCGATTTCTGTGGTCAAACGCCCGGTAAGAGTGTAG
- the metK gene encoding methionine adenosyltransferase: MAHYLFTSESVSKGHPDKVCDQISDAILDACLAQDPNSRVACETLVNTGLVVISGEITTKAVIDYQQIARKTIKGIGYVNPELAFDYKGCSVLVAMDKQSPDIAQGVDAKAADGKEDDKQGAGDQGMMFGYAVNETKELMPLPISLAHKLMEEIQNLREKGKIKWLRPDAKSQVTVEYDENDKPVRVDTVVISTQHDEFVNGKELKHATIEKEIIEKLIKKVIPAKLLDKKTRYLVNPTGKFVVGGPHGDCGLTGRKIIVDTYGGMGRHGGGAFSGKDPSKVDRSAAYAARYVAKNIVAAGLAYRCEVQLAYAIGYSKPVSVLVNTFGTGKISDREIEAIVAKTFDLSPAGIVKMLDLKKPGYQSTAALGHFGRTGARFTWEKTDKAATLKKLAKV, from the coding sequence ATGGCACATTATCTTTTTACTTCTGAATCCGTGTCCAAGGGACACCCCGACAAAGTCTGCGACCAGATCTCTGACGCTATCCTCGACGCTTGCCTTGCTCAGGACCCGAACAGCCGCGTCGCTTGCGAAACGCTCGTGAACACTGGCCTCGTCGTGATTTCCGGCGAAATCACCACCAAGGCCGTGATTGACTACCAGCAGATTGCCCGCAAGACCATCAAGGGAATCGGCTACGTGAATCCGGAACTCGCCTTCGACTACAAGGGCTGCTCCGTGCTCGTGGCTATGGACAAGCAGTCTCCGGACATCGCTCAGGGCGTGGACGCCAAGGCCGCAGACGGTAAGGAAGATGACAAGCAGGGTGCCGGTGACCAGGGCATGATGTTCGGTTACGCCGTCAATGAAACTAAGGAATTGATGCCGCTCCCGATCAGCCTCGCCCACAAGCTCATGGAAGAAATCCAGAACCTCCGCGAAAAGGGCAAGATCAAGTGGCTCCGCCCGGACGCCAAGTCCCAGGTGACAGTGGAATATGACGAAAACGACAAGCCCGTACGCGTGGACACGGTCGTGATTTCTACCCAGCACGACGAATTCGTGAACGGCAAGGAACTCAAGCACGCCACAATCGAAAAGGAAATCATCGAAAAGCTCATCAAGAAGGTGATTCCGGCCAAGTTGCTCGACAAGAAGACCCGTTACCTCGTGAACCCGACCGGCAAGTTCGTGGTCGGTGGCCCGCACGGTGACTGCGGCCTCACCGGTCGTAAGATTATCGTCGACACCTACGGCGGTATGGGCCGTCATGGTGGTGGCGCCTTCAGCGGTAAGGACCCGTCCAAGGTCGACCGCAGTGCTGCTTACGCCGCTCGCTATGTGGCAAAGAACATTGTGGCTGCAGGCCTCGCCTACCGTTGCGAAGTCCAGCTCGCTTACGCTATCGGTTACTCCAAGCCGGTGTCTGTTCTCGTGAACACCTTCGGCACGGGCAAGATCAGCGACCGCGAAATCGAAGCCATTGTCGCCAAGACCTTCGACCTCTCTCCGGCCGGCATCGTGAAGATGCTCGACCTGAAGAAGCCGGGCTACCAGTCTACCGCCGCTCTCGGCCACTTCGGCCGCACGGGCGCACGCTTCACTTGGGAAAAGACTGACAAGGCCGCCACGCTCAAGAAACTCGCCAAGGTGTAA
- a CDS encoding glycosyltransferase: MAISTILLDIMFVVYVIAGIGLVIYGFSCYYSIYLFLKNSRTTRLSDRKKILQFYREHSMDELPQVTTQLPVFNEANCVERLLEAVCAIDYPKDKHEIQVLDDSTDECYEVAKKKVAELAAKGYDIKLIHRTNRSEFKAGALKEAMEVAKGEFLAIFDADFVPEKDFLLKTIPYLVMDEQIGLVQGRWGHLNRTESGLTLAQSIGIDGHFVVEQSARSWGKLFMNFNGTAGVWRKQAIYGGGGWEGDTLTEDMDLSYRSQLAGWKMKFVFDVIVPAELPNDINAFKAQQFRWAKGSIQTAIKILPRVLKAKVPLRVKIGAILHTTHYSIHPCMLFTALCAWPLLAFFEPVAHLPTWAYTVGFSFIFLAAIAPSVLYFVAQRCSGYTGWKIRLLSLPILMALGVGIAVSNSRAVFSAVIGAKGSFVRTPKSGGSKKKAKSHYAQKFPWQAVIELGVGIYCIFGLLEYIGAQKFIIGPFLALYSVGFLSVSVLSFMHYIGNLFEMHRARAAEKAAAKAAKVAEA; this comes from the coding sequence ATGGCAATCAGTACAATCCTACTCGACATCATGTTCGTTGTCTATGTGATCGCAGGCATCGGACTTGTCATCTATGGTTTTAGCTGTTACTATAGCATTTACTTATTCTTGAAGAATAGCCGCACCACGCGTCTTTCTGACCGCAAAAAGATCCTGCAGTTCTACCGCGAACACTCGATGGACGAGCTCCCGCAGGTCACCACCCAGCTCCCCGTCTTTAACGAAGCAAACTGTGTCGAACGCCTGCTCGAAGCTGTCTGCGCCATCGACTACCCCAAGGACAAGCACGAAATCCAGGTGCTGGACGACTCCACCGACGAATGCTACGAAGTCGCCAAGAAGAAAGTCGCCGAACTCGCCGCCAAGGGCTACGACATCAAGCTTATCCACCGCACGAACCGTTCCGAATTCAAGGCCGGCGCCCTTAAAGAAGCAATGGAAGTTGCCAAGGGTGAATTCCTCGCCATTTTCGACGCCGACTTCGTGCCCGAGAAGGACTTCCTCCTCAAGACGATTCCCTACCTGGTCATGGACGAACAGATTGGTCTGGTCCAGGGTCGCTGGGGTCACTTGAACCGCACCGAATCCGGTCTTACGCTCGCTCAGTCTATCGGTATCGACGGCCATTTCGTGGTGGAACAGTCCGCCCGTAGCTGGGGCAAGCTCTTCATGAACTTCAACGGTACTGCAGGCGTGTGGCGCAAGCAGGCCATCTATGGCGGTGGCGGCTGGGAAGGCGACACCCTGACCGAAGACATGGACCTTTCTTACCGCAGCCAGCTCGCCGGTTGGAAGATGAAGTTCGTGTTCGACGTGATCGTTCCGGCCGAACTCCCCAACGACATCAACGCCTTCAAGGCACAGCAGTTCCGCTGGGCAAAGGGTTCTATCCAGACCGCTATCAAGATTTTGCCGCGCGTGCTCAAGGCCAAGGTTCCTCTCCGCGTAAAGATTGGCGCCATCCTCCATACCACGCACTATTCTATTCACCCCTGCATGTTGTTTACCGCCCTCTGCGCATGGCCGCTGCTCGCGTTCTTTGAACCGGTCGCCCACCTGCCGACTTGGGCCTACACTGTTGGTTTCAGCTTTATCTTCCTCGCCGCTATCGCTCCTTCTGTTCTTTACTTTGTGGCACAGCGCTGCTCCGGTTACACCGGCTGGAAGATCCGCTTGCTTTCCCTCCCCATCCTCATGGCTCTGGGTGTCGGCATTGCAGTGAGCAACTCCCGCGCCGTGTTCTCTGCCGTAATCGGTGCCAAGGGTAGCTTCGTCCGTACGCCGAAGAGCGGCGGATCCAAGAAGAAGGCCAAGAGCCACTACGCTCAGAAGTTCCCGTGGCAGGCCGTTATCGAACTGGGCGTTGGCATCTACTGCATCTTCGGTCTTTTGGAATACATCGGTGCGCAGAAGTTCATTATCGGACCGTTCCTCGCCCTCTATTCCGTCGGCTTCCTCTCGGTGAGCGTGCTCTCCTTCATGCACTACATCGGCAACCTCTTCGAAATGCACAGAGCCCGCGCCGCTGAAAAGGCCGCCGCCAAGGCAGCCAAGGTCGCAGAAGCCTAA
- a CDS encoding S8 family serine peptidase: MKSNRSLLFLCCALATGSMAANQQVAVSSAQLNVTNSKTDVLGRHNAKVTSASVAFVKGVKPTKALAKAYPTEVSMTKTEGIYSIHGETKSYKLNGKSLTERSYKESITKIENADKPRDAFSRHGNDRLPTNDPNTTSYTTTFTTNECAGQSGCMLNVQTDWSPNKWEDIYFLSVPLMMSYGHDLSDVNYFPMVGANGDGIGIHFVEPAAPSEDFVAAGKLKMGGDCSDSYYSPDIAHASNIARLMNTVAPGATLYGYTTSCVDYMNNAEYVPYPVNPYDQNPKIFIGTINNKEQYSGSVYGQDSRYIDELIYNTRIIEFAAAGDRGLDSYNQMLSAAMGTNVITVGAVRSPFDGGMHQTSSFVNPKYRGSKETIVKPEIVNFADFHFPTNYSPVIQNDFVMPPYVTQTASASAFTAATTALLLDKQPFYRWHPEVVKALLLTSGTNKLDIDASSHDRDNGPYYAQRVINAETMASNNRSRFWNGNNTDFFTNTSNKIQFEESGIIAKMTYRIAIAWLSSGDYVFENGKLPQDINLSVYQDGKLIGNSASTSNPFEYVEVTPTNNHNLKIVIRRVRNEGGRVLLGYNFHGSTNN, from the coding sequence ATGAAGAGCAATCGTTCTTTGTTGTTTCTTTGCTGCGCTCTTGCAACCGGTTCTATGGCTGCAAATCAGCAGGTTGCAGTTTCTTCTGCACAGCTTAATGTTACAAATTCTAAAACCGACGTCCTCGGCCGTCATAATGCAAAGGTGACTAGCGCATCTGTCGCTTTTGTGAAGGGCGTTAAGCCGACGAAGGCTTTGGCAAAGGCTTATCCGACCGAAGTGTCGATGACCAAGACGGAAGGTATTTATTCGATTCACGGCGAAACGAAATCTTATAAGCTCAATGGCAAAAGCCTCACCGAACGTTCCTATAAGGAATCGATCACTAAAATTGAAAATGCGGACAAACCGAGAGATGCCTTCTCGAGGCACGGTAACGACAGACTGCCCACGAATGATCCCAATACGACCAGCTATACGACGACGTTTACGACGAACGAATGCGCAGGCCAAAGCGGCTGCATGCTGAATGTTCAAACCGACTGGTCGCCCAATAAATGGGAAGACATTTATTTCTTGAGTGTCCCTCTGATGATGTCTTACGGTCATGACCTTTCCGACGTCAACTATTTCCCCATGGTGGGCGCAAATGGTGATGGCATTGGCATTCACTTTGTGGAACCGGCTGCTCCGTCTGAAGATTTTGTGGCTGCTGGCAAGTTGAAAATGGGCGGCGATTGCAGTGATTCGTACTATTCTCCCGATATCGCTCATGCATCCAATATCGCTCGCTTGATGAATACGGTCGCTCCCGGTGCCACTTTGTATGGTTACACCACAAGCTGCGTAGACTACATGAATAATGCGGAATATGTTCCGTATCCGGTGAACCCTTATGACCAGAATCCCAAAATCTTTATTGGTACGATTAACAATAAGGAACAGTATTCGGGTAGTGTATATGGCCAGGACAGCCGCTATATCGATGAACTCATCTATAACACGCGTATCATTGAATTTGCCGCAGCCGGTGATAGGGGCTTGGATAGCTACAATCAGATGTTGAGTGCCGCTATGGGTACCAATGTGATTACGGTCGGCGCCGTTAGAAGTCCTTTTGATGGCGGTATGCACCAGACTTCTAGTTTTGTTAACCCGAAATATAGGGGCTCTAAGGAAACCATCGTGAAGCCTGAAATTGTGAACTTCGCGGATTTCCATTTCCCGACCAACTATTCTCCGGTTATTCAGAACGATTTCGTGATGCCTCCGTATGTGACGCAGACGGCTTCTGCTTCGGCGTTTACCGCTGCGACCACCGCCTTGTTGCTGGATAAGCAGCCGTTCTATCGCTGGCATCCGGAAGTGGTCAAGGCTCTTTTGCTGACTTCGGGTACGAACAAGCTTGATATTGATGCTTCGAGCCACGACCGTGACAATGGTCCTTACTATGCTCAGAGGGTGATTAATGCTGAAACGATGGCCTCTAACAACCGTTCCCGTTTCTGGAATGGTAACAATACGGACTTCTTTACAAACACCAGCAACAAGATTCAATTCGAAGAATCCGGTATTATTGCGAAGATGACGTACCGTATTGCTATTGCTTGGCTGTCTAGCGGTGATTACGTTTTTGAAAATGGCAAGCTGCCGCAGGATATCAACCTTTCTGTGTATCAGGATGGCAAGCTGATCGGCAATTCCGCTTCTACCTCAAACCCCTTTGAATATGTGGAAGTGACGCCGACGAATAACCATAATCTGAAGATTGTGATTAGAAGAGTTAGAAACGAAGGTGGCCGCGTGCTCCTGGGCTACAACTTCCATGGCTCTACTAATAACTAA
- a CDS encoding PilW family protein, whose product MRPVNGFTLIELLVAMLAASVLSLAALQVYGAYHRLYLHLSGEYQKESAAILEGLRRMNPYADGPVDTR is encoded by the coding sequence ATGCGCCCGGTAAACGGCTTTACCCTGATAGAGCTCTTGGTGGCGATGCTTGCCGCCTCGGTCCTGTCGCTTGCGGCCCTGCAGGTTTACGGGGCTTACCACAGGCTTTACCTGCATTTGTCCGGCGAATACCAGAAAGAATCCGCCGCAATCCTTGAAGGGCTGCGGCGCATGAACCCCTATGCGGACGGGCCTGTAGACACTCGATAA
- a CDS encoding GGDEF domain-containing protein produces MDNSKNFIADIPANAAEFFTAVTHAATELYISMHVLDLEDKTVYPIKTNEFIDKFMKCGGTLQESLTNIMVNLACPESVETIKNFTILSTLPERMKKANVISEIFHGKIHGWSKAIFVRIGDEKPLRRVLYLVENVNAQMTKLEQEKELLEQNRKQQNMINALMNGYASVASVDFVTDKVEIFRTSDRIKNALGSTKEPPTFKALVEKLLNTTVLEEDRDSLRKVADESYIKEYLPVGNSLSKIFHNELGQYVEMKVVRTGEETTVFGFTDKTNEITEINDKIYRDSLTQVMNRKYFDEKLASQNCQAVVMADIDFFKEINDTYGHQCGDAALAAVASILSSSVRNLDHVVRYGGDEFLISFKGISHEVLKVRLEQMRAKAEKIVLKDYPNVKLTMSFGGTFGDGAVSDMLSFADKALYISKKKRNCVSLVPFEEKN; encoded by the coding sequence ATGGACAATAGCAAAAATTTTATAGCAGACATTCCTGCGAACGCTGCAGAATTTTTCACGGCTGTAACTCACGCCGCCACAGAACTGTACATTTCGATGCATGTTCTTGACCTTGAGGATAAAACCGTTTATCCTATCAAGACTAACGAATTCATCGATAAGTTTATGAAATGCGGCGGCACCCTACAAGAAAGTCTTACCAATATCATGGTAAACCTTGCATGTCCAGAAAGCGTTGAAACTATCAAGAATTTTACGATTCTTTCAACATTGCCGGAACGCATGAAGAAAGCAAATGTCATTTCAGAAATTTTCCATGGAAAGATTCACGGTTGGAGCAAGGCGATATTTGTACGCATTGGCGACGAAAAGCCACTACGCCGGGTTCTGTACCTTGTCGAAAATGTGAATGCGCAAATGACAAAGTTGGAACAAGAGAAAGAACTCTTGGAGCAGAACCGCAAACAACAAAACATGATCAACGCGCTCATGAACGGATACGCCTCCGTTGCCAGTGTCGATTTTGTAACTGATAAGGTGGAAATTTTCCGCACTAGCGATCGAATCAAAAATGCTCTTGGTTCCACGAAAGAACCGCCGACCTTCAAGGCCCTTGTTGAAAAACTCCTCAATACGACCGTTCTCGAAGAAGACCGTGACAGTCTCCGAAAAGTGGCAGACGAATCCTATATTAAAGAATACCTGCCAGTCGGCAATAGTTTGTCAAAAATATTCCATAACGAACTCGGTCAGTATGTCGAAATGAAAGTGGTGCGAACCGGCGAAGAAACAACCGTATTCGGCTTTACCGACAAAACTAACGAAATCACAGAAATCAACGATAAAATCTACAGGGATTCGTTGACTCAAGTGATGAATCGTAAGTATTTCGACGAGAAACTCGCATCACAGAATTGCCAAGCAGTCGTAATGGCAGACATCGACTTTTTCAAAGAAATCAATGACACTTACGGCCACCAGTGTGGCGACGCCGCCCTTGCAGCCGTGGCATCAATACTGAGTTCTTCAGTTCGTAATCTGGACCACGTCGTACGTTATGGCGGCGACGAATTCTTAATCTCGTTCAAGGGCATCAGTCATGAAGTGCTGAAAGTCAGACTTGAACAGATGCGTGCCAAGGCAGAAAAAATCGTACTGAAAGACTACCCAAATGTAAAGTTAACCATGAGCTTTGGCGGAACATTCGGAGACGGGGCCGTTTCAGACATGCTCTCCTTTGCCGACAAGGCACTCTACATATCAAAGAAAAAACGGAACTGCGTTTCCTTAGTTCCGTTCGAAGAAAAAAATTAA
- a CDS encoding type II secretion system protein J produces the protein MNYNYYVYILFLQTSKEIPASPFRGPYPLSSKAASGYWQGREDKEKCVCMMKRKSGFTLMEVCVALAVLSAGVLVFGRYLDGFNRVRALERQHANAALAAAQAVEHFVRNPPECCDTLFAFGALAAAVQVSLESIPGPRPIVWLNVFVVTPSVRTDPKAPVFRRLVRCAR, from the coding sequence ATGAATTATAACTATTACGTCTACATTCTTTTTTTGCAAACATCAAAGGAGATCCCGGCTTCCCCGTTCCGAGGACCATATCCACTAAGCAGCAAAGCTGCAAGTGGCTATTGGCAAGGCCGGGAAGACAAGGAAAAATGCGTGTGTATGATGAAAAGAAAATCCGGCTTTACCTTGATGGAGGTCTGCGTGGCGTTGGCGGTGCTTTCGGCGGGCGTTCTTGTATTCGGGCGGTACTTGGATGGCTTCAATCGCGTCCGGGCGCTGGAGCGCCAGCATGCGAATGCGGCTCTTGCTGCGGCCCAGGCGGTGGAGCATTTTGTCCGAAATCCGCCGGAATGTTGCGATACTTTGTTCGCCTTCGGGGCGCTTGCCGCCGCGGTCCAGGTTTCCCTCGAATCGATCCCTGGCCCGCGGCCAATCGTCTGGCTGAATGTTTTCGTTGTCACGCCAAGTGTGCGGACCGACCCCAAAGCACCTGTTTTCCGGAGACTTGTGCGATGCGCCCGGTAA
- a CDS encoding type II and III secretion system protein, with product MPRTLLFAPVLLWALLCFAPVRAEKPVTLDFVDTPIAEVVRLISLAYKTPVLVDDALDLKVTFHLDGVGVLDALTALCSAHGLELVQQESVFHVRRARERGEHEFTLRDSLVSLSVKDKEVGEFVREFALNSGLNILAAPGLEGRITGELRSMPAEAAFRSIMSVHGFRVWREGGCLRVSSGSKATSEASDKIRIYKDGDLYSAEVNDGDLAQALNVLAEVAELNLALYGDIRESMRLKLHAVTLECLIESLFKGRRYSFALEGKTLYVSEGGTHKALSASKLYPLRHVHSERALAYLGKFAPSPNFVATEIKEQNALLLGGSHFEIQMAVDLLKQIDIPALQVTLSCIVVEFKRGRGFEIGLHSGAARKTAERDLGARGYFDFMGKDFSVAGAFGKIGLLPDRFELELASLEENNQAEVLARPRLTTLNGNKAELNVTNTVYYLVSQVSADGYPITDYRSFNDGISLELTPSVTQEGRITLEVSPEIKSAGRSSGDGPRDISTRNLKTMVVLKDGETLCLGGLIRKSKSEVRSAVPFLGSIPLLGRLFSYTSEEEEENELAIFITPHVEKAGL from the coding sequence TTGCCCCGTACATTGTTGTTTGCGCCCGTTTTGCTGTGGGCGTTACTCTGTTTTGCCCCTGTGCGTGCCGAAAAACCGGTGACGCTGGATTTCGTGGATACGCCTATCGCCGAGGTGGTGCGCCTGATTTCGCTAGCATACAAGACCCCCGTGCTGGTGGACGACGCCCTCGATTTGAAGGTGACGTTTCACTTGGATGGCGTGGGCGTGCTGGATGCCCTGACGGCGCTCTGTTCGGCCCACGGGCTTGAACTGGTGCAGCAGGAATCCGTGTTCCATGTGCGGCGCGCGAGGGAGCGCGGCGAGCATGAATTTACCCTGCGCGATTCGCTTGTTTCGCTGTCGGTGAAGGATAAGGAAGTGGGCGAATTTGTGCGCGAGTTTGCCCTGAATTCCGGCCTGAATATTCTGGCAGCGCCCGGGCTTGAAGGCCGCATTACGGGCGAGCTTCGCTCCATGCCCGCCGAGGCGGCATTTCGCTCTATCATGTCTGTACATGGTTTTCGGGTTTGGCGTGAAGGCGGATGCTTGAGGGTGAGTTCTGGGAGTAAGGCGACAAGCGAGGCGAGCGATAAAATCCGGATTTACAAGGACGGCGACTTGTACAGCGCCGAGGTGAACGATGGCGATTTGGCGCAGGCGCTGAATGTACTTGCGGAAGTTGCGGAATTGAACTTGGCACTGTACGGCGACATTCGCGAAAGTATGCGGCTTAAGCTGCATGCGGTGACGCTTGAATGCTTGATTGAGTCGCTGTTCAAGGGGCGTCGTTACAGCTTTGCGTTGGAGGGCAAGACTTTGTACGTGAGCGAGGGCGGCACGCACAAGGCGCTTTCGGCGAGTAAGCTCTACCCGCTGCGGCATGTCCATAGCGAGCGTGCGCTTGCGTACTTGGGCAAGTTTGCGCCCAGCCCGAACTTCGTGGCGACCGAAATCAAGGAACAGAATGCGCTCTTGCTGGGCGGTTCGCATTTTGAAATCCAGATGGCGGTGGATTTGCTCAAGCAGATTGATATTCCGGCGTTGCAGGTGACGCTCTCTTGCATTGTGGTGGAATTCAAGCGCGGGCGTGGCTTTGAAATCGGGCTGCATAGCGGTGCCGCGCGTAAGACCGCGGAACGCGATCTTGGCGCGCGAGGCTACTTCGATTTTATGGGAAAGGATTTTTCGGTGGCGGGCGCTTTCGGTAAAATCGGGCTCTTGCCCGACCGCTTTGAACTGGAGCTCGCCTCGCTCGAAGAAAACAATCAGGCCGAAGTGCTCGCGCGCCCGCGCTTGACCACGCTCAACGGCAATAAGGCGGAGCTCAATGTGACAAACACCGTCTACTACTTGGTAAGCCAAGTGTCTGCCGACGGTTACCCGATAACAGACTACCGCTCCTTTAATGATGGCATTTCGCTAGAACTCACGCCGTCGGTTACGCAAGAGGGGAGAATCACTTTAGAGGTTTCGCCTGAAATCAAGTCGGCCGGGCGCAGTTCCGGTGATGGCCCGCGCGACATTAGTACCCGAAACTTGAAGACGATGGTGGTGCTGAAAGACGGTGAAACCCTTTGCTTGGGTGGCCTGATTCGCAAGAGCAAATCCGAGGTGCGCTCGGCGGTGCCGTTTCTCGGGAGTATTCCTCTGCTCGGGCGCTTGTTCAGCTATACCTCCGAAGAAGAGGAAGAAAACGAACTGGCCATTTTTATTACGCCCCATGTGGAAAAGGCGGGACTATGA
- a CDS encoding P-II family nitrogen regulator: MKLITAYIQPERLNIVKQELYESKIFKMSVTNVLGCGQQRGYNQRFRGVVTEVNLLKKICLKIAVNDEFVQPCIDAIIKGARTGAIGDGKIFVTELEQCIRIRTGETGPEAIG; this comes from the coding sequence ATGAAGCTCATTACAGCTTACATCCAACCCGAACGATTAAACATCGTAAAGCAAGAACTTTACGAAAGCAAGATTTTCAAGATGTCCGTCACCAACGTGCTGGGCTGCGGCCAGCAACGCGGTTACAACCAGCGTTTCCGTGGCGTCGTGACCGAGGTGAACTTGCTCAAGAAGATTTGCCTTAAGATTGCTGTGAACGACGAATTTGTGCAGCCTTGTATCGATGCAATCATCAAGGGAGCCCGCACGGGCGCTATTGGCGACGGCAAGATTTTCGTCACCGAACTCGAACAGTGCATCCGTATCCGTACCGGCGAAACCGGCCCCGAAGCGATCGGCTAA